Proteins encoded by one window of Kribbella italica:
- a CDS encoding DoxX family protein has protein sequence MTVVRALARPLLSVLFVVQGANQVRNPEPLVPKAQPVTDRLVPLVKRVAPPQVGDRIPDTTANLVRLNGAAQVLGGLALASGKGRRVGAAVLAASLVPTTLAGHSFWLEKDKQVKQTQRVQFMKNLGLLGGLLLAVVDTEGQPGLAWRASHGAQAAKRETKRGAKLAKRETKQLAKTARREAKLAAQTARAELPFI, from the coding sequence ATGACTGTCGTGCGCGCACTGGCCAGGCCGTTGCTGTCCGTTCTCTTCGTCGTGCAAGGCGCGAACCAGGTGCGCAACCCGGAGCCGCTGGTTCCGAAGGCGCAGCCGGTCACCGACCGCCTGGTGCCGCTGGTCAAGCGGGTCGCGCCGCCGCAGGTCGGCGACCGGATCCCTGACACGACAGCGAACCTCGTCCGCCTCAACGGCGCCGCCCAGGTGCTCGGTGGCCTCGCGCTGGCCAGCGGCAAGGGCCGACGCGTCGGCGCCGCCGTACTGGCCGCGTCGCTGGTGCCGACCACGCTGGCCGGGCACTCGTTCTGGCTGGAGAAGGACAAGCAGGTCAAGCAGACCCAGCGCGTCCAGTTCATGAAGAACCTCGGCCTGCTCGGCGGCCTGCTGCTCGCGGTCGTCGACACTGAGGGTCAGCCCGGGCTGGCCTGGCGCGCCTCGCACGGCGCGCAGGCGGCCAAGCGGGAGACCAAGCGCGGCGCGAAGCTCGCCAAGCGCGAGACCAAGCAGCTGGCGAAGACCGCGCGCCGCGAGGCCAAGCTCGCGGCTCAGACCGCGAGGGCCGAACTGCCCTTCATCTGA
- a CDS encoding alpha/beta hydrolase has protein sequence MSEKNPTALLVHGAFADGGSWAGVIAELENRGIKAVAVPNDLSGAAADGRKVAALAREIDGPVVLVGHSYGGAVITSAANDAGNVTALVYVTAFALEEGEGILELLGGFPANELGTSLAPHQFGEDTYLSITEDKFATIFAGDLPAGQALVMGRSQRPIAASAFDEKSGAASWKRLPSYYLVATADNAIPVEAQRAMAERAGAKVTEVDGSHAVAVSQPLAVAEFVATVVEAGADQ, from the coding sequence ATGAGTGAGAAGAACCCCACTGCGCTGCTGGTGCACGGCGCCTTCGCCGACGGTGGCAGCTGGGCCGGCGTGATCGCCGAGCTGGAGAACCGTGGCATCAAGGCGGTCGCCGTACCGAACGACCTGTCCGGAGCGGCCGCCGACGGCCGCAAGGTGGCCGCGCTGGCCCGCGAGATCGACGGTCCGGTCGTGCTGGTCGGCCACTCGTACGGCGGGGCCGTGATCACCTCGGCCGCCAACGACGCCGGCAACGTCACCGCGCTGGTCTACGTGACCGCCTTCGCGCTGGAGGAGGGTGAGGGCATCCTGGAGCTGCTCGGCGGCTTCCCGGCCAACGAGCTCGGTACGTCGCTCGCGCCGCACCAGTTCGGCGAGGACACCTACCTGAGCATCACCGAGGACAAGTTCGCGACCATCTTCGCCGGGGACCTCCCGGCCGGACAGGCTCTGGTGATGGGCCGCTCGCAGCGACCGATCGCGGCCTCCGCCTTCGACGAGAAGTCCGGCGCCGCCAGCTGGAAGCGCCTGCCGAGCTACTACCTGGTCGCCACCGCCGACAACGCCATCCCGGTCGAGGCGCAGCGCGCCATGGCCGAGCGGGCCGGCGCGAAGGTCACCGAGGTCGACGGCTCGCACGCGGTCGCGGTCTCGCAGCCGCTGGCCGTCGCCGAGTTCGTCGCGACCGTCGTCGAGGCAGGTGCGGACCAGTGA
- a CDS encoding ArgE/DapE family deacylase, translated as MGAEVERAVLAALDDDLIVEELRELVRIPSVDGTAEENVAQEWVAGRLRGLGLTVDHWQLDLPALTSDPAFPGMEVPRSDAWGCVGTLGEGVPGLIFNGHVDVVPPGDLTQWPDGDPYSARVSDGILWGRGTCDMKSGIAAFLGAVRAVVASGIELRRPLAVHTVVGEEDGGLGTFATLRRGHSGAACVIAEPTAGTVIPANAGSLTFRLEIAGHAAHGSTRTSGVSAIEKFEVVHAALRELEASRNLSPHPLLEHLDLAYPLSIGTIHSGDWASTVPDLLVAEGRYGVRLGEPVPDALDAFTQAVAAACDKDDWLRDHPAKVTWPGGVFASGLLPEGDPLLDDTLRAVVDAGAGAPEVRGGPYGSDLRQYSAAGVPTLQYGPGDVRVAHASDEHVSLAEVFHCARVYALLAVRRCA; from the coding sequence ATGGGTGCTGAGGTGGAGCGGGCGGTGCTGGCGGCTCTGGACGACGACCTGATCGTCGAGGAGCTGCGGGAGCTGGTGCGGATCCCGAGTGTCGACGGGACCGCCGAGGAGAACGTCGCCCAGGAGTGGGTCGCCGGGCGGCTGCGTGGGCTCGGCCTGACGGTGGACCACTGGCAACTGGATCTGCCGGCGCTGACGTCGGATCCTGCCTTTCCGGGGATGGAGGTTCCGCGCAGCGACGCCTGGGGCTGCGTCGGGACGCTCGGCGAGGGCGTGCCGGGGCTGATCTTCAACGGGCACGTGGACGTCGTACCGCCGGGTGATCTGACGCAGTGGCCGGACGGCGACCCGTACTCGGCGCGCGTCAGCGACGGCATCCTGTGGGGCCGCGGGACCTGCGACATGAAGAGTGGGATCGCGGCGTTCCTCGGCGCGGTGCGCGCGGTCGTTGCCTCGGGCATCGAGTTGCGGCGGCCGCTGGCCGTGCACACGGTGGTCGGCGAGGAGGACGGCGGGCTCGGCACGTTCGCGACCCTGCGCCGCGGGCACTCCGGCGCGGCCTGCGTGATCGCCGAGCCGACGGCCGGCACGGTGATCCCCGCGAACGCCGGCTCGCTCACCTTCCGGCTGGAGATCGCCGGGCACGCCGCGCACGGCTCGACCCGGACCAGTGGCGTCAGCGCGATCGAGAAGTTCGAGGTGGTGCACGCGGCGCTGCGCGAGCTGGAGGCGTCACGGAATCTTTCGCCGCACCCACTGCTCGAGCACCTCGACCTGGCCTATCCCCTGTCGATCGGCACGATCCACTCCGGCGACTGGGCGAGCACGGTGCCCGACCTGCTCGTGGCGGAGGGCCGGTACGGCGTACGGCTGGGTGAGCCTGTCCCGGACGCGCTCGATGCCTTCACACAGGCCGTCGCTGCCGCCTGCGACAAGGACGACTGGCTGAGGGACCACCCGGCGAAGGTGACCTGGCCCGGTGGCGTGTTCGCCTCCGGACTGCTGCCGGAGGGCGACCCGCTGCTGGACGACACGCTGCGGGCTGTGGTGGACGCTGGCGCTGGGGCGCCGGAGGTCAGAGGTGGGCCGTACGGGTCCGACCTGCGGCAGTACTCGGCGGCCGGCGTACCGACTCTGCAGTACGGGCCCGGCGACGTCCGCGTGGCCCATGCGAGCGATGAGCACGTCTCCCTCGCGGAGGTATTCCACTGCGCGCGGGTCTACGCGCTGCTCGCCGTACGCCGCTGCGCGTAG
- a CDS encoding DsbA family oxidoreductase, which yields MRIDVWSDVVCPWCYIGKRRLEEALATSGEQAEVVYHSFQLDPEASSDDPRDLATRLGEKYGRGREWGLQANDHVTGVAREVGLDFNFAIAKSANTVDAHRLLHLARELGSSGEVPADTQARLKERLLKAYFTDGLPVGDPTTLTRLAVETGLPADRVAEVLAGTAYEQEVAADQAQALAYGANGVPFFVIDEKYGVSGAQPTEVFTEALRRAAADRKPVTLITSPGSTDDAACGPDGCPI from the coding sequence ATGCGTATTGATGTCTGGTCCGATGTCGTCTGCCCCTGGTGCTACATCGGCAAGCGCCGCCTCGAGGAGGCGCTCGCGACCTCCGGCGAGCAGGCCGAGGTGGTCTACCACAGCTTCCAGCTCGACCCCGAGGCCAGCAGCGACGACCCCCGCGACCTCGCCACCCGCCTCGGCGAGAAGTACGGCCGCGGCCGCGAGTGGGGTCTGCAGGCCAACGACCACGTCACCGGCGTCGCCCGCGAGGTCGGCCTCGACTTCAACTTCGCCATCGCCAAGTCCGCGAACACCGTCGACGCGCACCGCCTCCTCCACCTCGCCCGCGAGCTCGGCTCCTCCGGCGAGGTCCCCGCCGACACCCAGGCCCGTCTGAAGGAGCGGCTGCTCAAGGCCTACTTCACCGACGGCCTGCCGGTCGGCGACCCCACCACGCTGACCCGGCTCGCCGTCGAGACAGGCCTCCCGGCCGACCGCGTCGCCGAGGTGCTGGCCGGTACGGCGTACGAGCAGGAGGTGGCGGCCGACCAGGCCCAGGCCCTCGCGTACGGCGCGAACGGCGTCCCGTTCTTCGTCATCGACGAGAAGTACGGCGTGAGCGGCGCCCAGCCGACCGAGGTCTTCACCGAAGCCCTGCGCCGGGCCGCCGCCGACCGCAAGCCGGTGACGCTGATCACCTCCCCCGGCAGCACCGACGACGCCGCCTGCGGCCCGGACGGCTGCCCGATCTGA
- a CDS encoding alpha/beta fold hydrolase, giving the protein MSTRRRFLGTVAGVASAALLTAGVTTAAANPVHHSSPKPTVVLLHGAFADGSSWNEVSERLQRDGYKVVVPAVPLRSVAGDTEYLSGVLAGIAGPKVLVGHSYGGALVSQLADTPGVKALVYVAAFIPQAGETIGDLNAKYPGSQIGPDTTNTITYPGGADLIMKPESFRQVFAADLPRKQAALLGASQRPVAAAVFGEKVLKTAPANLPKYAVVATADKAIPPAGERYMAHRAHATTIEVNGSHLVALSQPEKVTNLIERAAR; this is encoded by the coding sequence GTGAGCACCCGTCGCCGCTTCCTCGGCACCGTCGCCGGTGTCGCTTCCGCCGCCCTGCTGACCGCCGGCGTCACCACCGCCGCCGCGAACCCAGTCCACCACAGCTCCCCGAAGCCGACCGTCGTCCTCCTGCACGGCGCGTTCGCGGACGGCTCCAGCTGGAACGAGGTCTCCGAACGCCTCCAGCGTGACGGCTACAAGGTCGTCGTACCGGCGGTCCCGCTGCGCAGCGTCGCGGGTGACACGGAGTACCTGTCCGGCGTACTGGCCGGGATCGCAGGCCCGAAGGTGCTCGTCGGTCACTCGTACGGCGGTGCGCTGGTCAGCCAACTGGCCGACACGCCTGGGGTCAAGGCGCTCGTGTACGTCGCGGCGTTCATCCCGCAGGCCGGCGAGACCATCGGCGACCTGAACGCGAAGTACCCCGGCAGCCAGATCGGCCCGGACACCACCAACACGATCACGTACCCCGGTGGCGCCGACCTGATCATGAAGCCCGAGTCCTTCCGCCAGGTCTTCGCCGCCGACCTCCCCCGCAAGCAGGCCGCCCTGCTCGGCGCCTCCCAGCGCCCGGTCGCCGCCGCCGTCTTCGGCGAGAAGGTCCTCAAGACGGCCCCGGCGAACCTCCCCAAGTACGCCGTGGTCGCCACCGCCGACAAGGCCATCCCCCCGGCCGGCGAGCGCTACATGGCCCACCGAGCCCACGCCACGACGATCGAGGTCAACGGCTCCCACCTGGTAGCCCTCTCCCAGCCGGAAAAGGTCACCAACTTGATCGAACGCGCCGCCCGCTGA
- a CDS encoding ATP-binding protein, translating to MEPLRGRSAELGRLLEAMRAADQGTASLTVVTGEPGIGKSALVHAAVEQAERHGLLVATAVAHQTDNISPLSSLAPALRAGKDPLIGTEHFLELAALNTQPLWLAERLADLIGQRLAGTAALIVLDDAQWSDPLTGFVLRVVISRLADTQTMWLLATRPSPGGVTDQVVDALGDQLPVHHLQLAPLDTEAVLQIAADRLNQPADAALTVRLGSAQGVPFLVEQVVAGLYLTDGSPQGPLPDGLVEGVRRRTAGTSELCRSLLRTAAVFGSEFRLEDVAALMAEGVARLAEPLDEAIRAGLLADSGAHLTFRHELLRAAVLADVPPSAQRALHSAIADQLLLTEQGASAAAPHILATAAVGDLGAISMLRSAARDLLTTMSITALSVIQETFELTPVDQPIRGEVGADVVDILLVARQYDAARAFADDLLGGTPLYQGPVTPELAARVRLLLAPHEWATGTLDPSRLIVAAAPQPFADRLAAYQVLAGAAKPFATDDPVTSALLQLAQAEQAATEGRFADAAAAYAAARSTSRPSEVGTPPAVRVELAELFCLAQAGEPAAALQRLSEGIDGDSWLAPQVAVLRAQLELAVGNLPAARDAAKSSLRWSAEFHDPSPEPMARQVLALIALLQGDLSAARKVPDEPVRALLAMADGDAAAAQRLLATPLDHPIRLELLLHAATHAHDAASRSPGTVQAAAELLADQAATAPAAASTGAAQLVAAANQRDLTALAEAVEQLRGSQRPLLVAAAEELHGRVELEHGDRSTGIAALERALDSYTQLGAMAFAVPVQAVLQAAGVRRRRWSAVPARPESGWEALTPMERKVALLVADGHTNRSAAEELVLSASTVGTHLRNVFSKLDVNSRVQLTRLVLQRFTSPPNA from the coding sequence ATGGAACCGCTGCGTGGGCGCTCGGCCGAGTTGGGCCGGTTGCTGGAGGCCATGCGCGCAGCGGACCAGGGCACTGCGTCGCTGACCGTTGTCACGGGTGAGCCCGGCATCGGCAAGTCGGCTCTGGTGCACGCTGCGGTCGAGCAGGCTGAGCGGCACGGGTTGCTGGTCGCTACGGCGGTCGCACACCAGACGGACAACATCAGTCCGCTGTCCTCACTGGCTCCGGCGCTCCGGGCAGGCAAGGACCCGCTGATCGGGACCGAGCACTTCCTGGAGCTGGCCGCGCTCAACACTCAGCCGCTGTGGCTCGCTGAGCGGCTGGCCGACCTCATCGGTCAGCGGCTGGCGGGCACGGCCGCACTGATCGTGCTGGACGACGCGCAGTGGTCCGATCCGCTCACCGGCTTCGTACTGCGGGTGGTGATCTCGCGGCTGGCCGACACCCAGACCATGTGGTTGCTGGCGACGCGTCCGTCGCCGGGCGGTGTCACCGACCAAGTCGTCGACGCTCTGGGCGATCAGCTGCCGGTGCACCATCTCCAGCTGGCTCCACTGGACACCGAGGCTGTACTGCAGATCGCCGCCGACCGGCTGAACCAGCCCGCCGACGCCGCACTGACCGTCCGGCTCGGCAGCGCCCAGGGCGTTCCGTTTCTGGTCGAGCAGGTCGTGGCGGGCCTCTACCTGACTGACGGATCGCCGCAGGGCCCGCTGCCCGACGGACTGGTCGAGGGCGTCCGGCGGCGGACCGCTGGGACGAGCGAGCTGTGCCGTTCGCTGCTGCGGACCGCGGCTGTTTTTGGCAGCGAGTTCCGGCTGGAGGACGTTGCTGCGCTGATGGCCGAGGGCGTTGCTCGGCTGGCCGAGCCGCTAGACGAGGCGATCCGGGCCGGGCTGCTGGCGGACAGCGGAGCCCACCTGACCTTCCGGCACGAGCTGCTGCGGGCCGCCGTACTGGCTGATGTGCCGCCGTCTGCCCAGCGGGCACTGCACTCGGCGATCGCGGACCAGCTGCTGCTGACTGAGCAGGGCGCGTCGGCCGCGGCTCCACACATCCTGGCGACGGCAGCTGTCGGCGACCTGGGCGCCATCAGCATGCTCCGCTCGGCTGCGCGCGATTTGCTGACCACCATGTCGATCACCGCGCTGTCGGTGATCCAGGAGACGTTCGAGCTGACTCCGGTCGACCAGCCGATCCGCGGCGAGGTCGGTGCGGACGTGGTCGACATCCTGCTGGTCGCCCGCCAGTACGACGCCGCACGGGCGTTCGCCGACGACCTGCTCGGCGGTACGCCGCTCTACCAGGGCCCGGTGACACCTGAGCTCGCTGCTCGGGTCAGGCTGCTGCTGGCCCCGCACGAGTGGGCCACCGGCACGCTCGACCCTTCGCGCCTCATAGTCGCCGCAGCACCGCAACCCTTTGCGGACCGCCTCGCGGCCTACCAAGTACTAGCCGGCGCAGCCAAGCCCTTCGCGACAGATGACCCGGTGACAAGCGCACTGCTGCAGCTAGCCCAAGCAGAGCAAGCAGCAACCGAAGGCCGCTTCGCCGACGCAGCAGCTGCGTACGCCGCCGCACGCTCAACCTCGAGACCCAGCGAGGTCGGCACGCCCCCTGCCGTGCGGGTCGAGCTGGCTGAGCTGTTCTGCCTCGCCCAAGCAGGTGAACCGGCCGCCGCGCTCCAGCGCCTCTCCGAGGGCATCGACGGCGACTCGTGGCTGGCACCGCAGGTCGCCGTACTGCGGGCTCAGCTGGAGCTTGCTGTCGGCAACCTCCCCGCGGCGCGTGACGCGGCCAAGTCGAGCCTCCGCTGGTCCGCCGAGTTCCACGACCCGTCCCCCGAGCCGATGGCCCGCCAGGTCCTCGCCCTGATCGCTCTGCTCCAGGGAGACCTCTCCGCCGCGCGCAAGGTCCCCGACGAGCCAGTCCGCGCTCTGCTCGCCATGGCCGACGGCGACGCCGCTGCAGCGCAGCGCCTCCTGGCCACCCCGCTGGACCACCCGATCCGCCTAGAGCTCCTGCTCCACGCGGCGACGCATGCTCACGATGCGGCCTCCCGCTCCCCTGGCACCGTGCAGGCTGCCGCCGAGCTGTTGGCCGACCAGGCAGCGACCGCACCGGCCGCAGCCTCCACCGGTGCCGCTCAGCTGGTTGCTGCCGCCAACCAGCGTGATCTGACCGCCCTGGCCGAGGCTGTCGAGCAGCTGCGCGGCAGCCAGCGCCCGCTGCTCGTGGCGGCGGCCGAGGAGCTGCACGGCCGGGTAGAGCTCGAGCACGGCGACCGGAGTACGGGCATTGCCGCGCTGGAGCGTGCACTCGACTCCTACACGCAGCTCGGCGCCATGGCGTTCGCCGTACCGGTGCAGGCTGTGTTGCAGGCAGCAGGGGTACGCCGGCGCCGCTGGTCCGCCGTACCGGCCCGGCCGGAGTCCGGCTGGGAGGCGCTGACACCAATGGAGCGCAAGGTCGCCCTGCTCGTCGCGGACGGCCACACCAACCGCTCGGCGGCCGAGGAGCTGGTGCTGTCGGCCAGCACGGTCGGCACCCATCTGCGCAACGTCTTCAGCAAGCTCGACGTCAACTCACGCGTCCAGCTCACCCGGCTCGTGCTCCAGCGGTTCACGTCTCCCCCGAACGCATGA